GGCGCTCTTCGATCCGCTGTTGACCGGACTCTGTGATCGCGTAGTAATTCGTTCGTCTGTCAAGTTGCCCCTTTTCGACGAGCTCCTTGTTGACGAGCGTGTCCAGATTCGGATATAGCCGCCCGTGATTGATCTCCGAACTGTAGTACTTCTCGACTTCGTCTTTAACAGTCTGGCCTGACGGTCGGTCAGCGCCTGCGATCACGTACAGCAGATCACGCTGGAAGCCGGTCAGATCGTGCATTGCTCAATCACACTGACCGTTCTACTGAGTAGAT
This genomic stretch from Natrinema sp. SYSU A 869 harbors:
- a CDS encoding PadR family transcriptional regulator, with protein sequence MHDLTGFQRDLLYVIAGADRPSGQTVKDEVEKYYSSEINHGRLYPNLDTLVNKELVEKGQLDRRTNYYAITESGQQRIEERREWEAQYVDF